In Arcobacter lacus, a single genomic region encodes these proteins:
- a CDS encoding peptidase M42: MSASFINEPENFVPFLDLLKQLIRVPSVTGAEHSFLLYLKRELEEIGIKTQYYDGLLVAQGNSPTKGILSAHIDRHGVICTGPNEFQFAAFLAKNRSDLRGNSLSEQTYQLIAKRYINQQVLAYEPWSGSYLGIGQIKDAFMCEEINNLIFEIEGLSHLQPGTPIAFSDKLKRKDDLISAQLDNVISAAIIIHLYQNGFQGTAFFTAQEEAGKSWRYVYEWFKKNNLSTNELLVLDTSPYDTREEADKQLVVLRNKDVNAKFKSPILKQLKEFCHKNDIDFSCKDTFIEEKNKIREEKGLPILSLGSTELGRIVMESGGTIQGTTLQIPTTGYHTVEETASIKSVKAILHILSSLYIDKCLKK; encoded by the coding sequence TTGAGCGCTTCATTTATAAATGAGCCAGAAAATTTTGTTCCTTTTCTTGACCTTTTAAAACAGCTAATAAGAGTTCCATCAGTAACTGGTGCTGAACACTCTTTTTTGCTATATTTAAAAAGAGAATTAGAAGAAATAGGAATAAAAACACAATATTACGATGGTTTACTCGTTGCACAAGGAAATAGTCCTACAAAAGGAATATTAAGTGCACACATCGATAGACACGGAGTTATTTGTACTGGACCAAATGAATTTCAGTTTGCTGCATTTTTGGCTAAAAATCGTTCAGATTTAAGAGGAAATTCACTATCAGAACAAACATATCAATTGATTGCTAAAAGATATATAAATCAACAAGTTCTTGCTTACGAACCTTGGAGTGGAAGTTATCTTGGAATTGGTCAAATAAAAGATGCTTTTATGTGCGAAGAAATAAACAATCTTATTTTTGAAATTGAAGGTTTATCTCACTTACAACCAGGAACACCTATAGCTTTTAGTGACAAATTAAAAAGAAAAGATGATTTAATATCTGCTCAACTTGATAATGTTATCTCTGCTGCAATAATAATCCATTTATATCAAAATGGATTTCAAGGTACTGCATTTTTTACAGCACAAGAAGAAGCTGGAAAATCTTGGAGGTATGTGTATGAATGGTTTAAAAAAAATAATCTATCAACAAATGAATTATTAGTTTTAGATACAAGTCCTTATGATACAAGAGAAGAAGCAGATAAACAGTTAGTTGTTTTGAGGAATAAAGATGTAAATGCAAAATTTAAATCTCCAATATTAAAACAGCTAAAAGAGTTTTGTCATAAAAATGATATTGATTTTTCTTGTAAAGATACTTTTATTGAAGAAAAAAATAAAATTAGAGAAGAAAAAGGATTACCAATTTTATCTTTGGGAAGTACAGAACTTGGAAGAATAGTTATGGAATCAGGCGGAACTATTCAAGGTACAACTTTACAAATACCAACAACTGGTTATCACACTGTTGAAGAAACAGCTTCAATAAAGTCTGTTAAAGCAATTTTACACATCTTAAGCAGTTTATATATTGATAAATGCTTAAAAAAATAA
- a CDS encoding nitrite/sulfite reductase: MEKELSALEQLKASRNPLRVIDDLYKEANEGIPLKDEYIGLLKWYGMYPHVNSDGTEDKKYFMKRIKLVDTKMNLEQLRVMSEIGQKYAQGLVDFTTRQNVQFHYIEIKDIPAIFDLLGSVNLTSRMASGDGPRPIMTCPVSGVDEGEIYDVRELVKEVDNYFDKNDDRFCNFPRKYKIGISGCKCHCASHEIQDVAFTAFKKENGEVAFDLTIGGGLSKSKQIATRASRYVKPEQVLDVAVACAEIFRDNGNRSNRNKARVRHLLNDWGIEKFVDEIEKVIGYKLEVGEKEPKIASFENRNHFGINKEKTKGYSYVGFATNSGRVAGSDFAKFYEICKKYNAGGIALTATQNFVVYDVKDEVVQDLANEFVALGYPYEPTPFRARLQSCTGKEFCKFGITETKEYAKKVVVELENKFPDFKEDVTISFSGCGNGCSHPQIADIGFVGCMMRYEGERVEGYEVLLGGNLEGTLNSRISRKIGIKVPSTKVIDYIGTLISDYKTDNLGQKRFKDYLAALEPVGTVSDDE; the protein is encoded by the coding sequence ATGGAAAAAGAATTATCAGCTTTAGAGCAACTAAAAGCTTCAAGAAATCCATTAAGAGTAATAGATGATTTATATAAAGAGGCAAATGAAGGAATACCATTAAAAGATGAGTATATTGGACTTTTAAAATGGTATGGAATGTATCCTCATGTAAATAGTGATGGAACAGAAGATAAAAAATATTTTATGAAAAGAATCAAATTAGTTGATACTAAAATGAATTTAGAGCAACTAAGAGTTATGAGTGAAATAGGGCAAAAATATGCTCAAGGACTTGTTGATTTTACAACAAGACAAAATGTTCAATTTCACTATATTGAAATAAAAGATATTCCGGCGATATTTGATTTATTAGGTAGTGTTAATTTAACTTCAAGAATGGCATCAGGAGATGGACCAAGACCAATTATGACTTGTCCTGTTAGTGGAGTAGATGAAGGTGAAATTTATGATGTAAGAGAACTTGTAAAAGAAGTTGATAACTATTTTGATAAAAATGATGATAGATTCTGTAATTTTCCAAGAAAATATAAAATAGGTATAAGTGGCTGTAAATGTCACTGTGCATCTCATGAAATTCAAGATGTTGCTTTTACTGCATTTAAAAAAGAAAATGGTGAAGTTGCTTTTGATTTAACTATTGGTGGAGGTTTATCAAAATCTAAACAAATAGCAACAAGAGCTTCAAGATATGTAAAACCTGAGCAAGTTTTAGATGTAGCAGTTGCTTGTGCTGAGATTTTTAGAGATAATGGAAATAGAAGTAATAGAAATAAAGCAAGAGTTAGACATCTTTTAAATGATTGGGGAATCGAAAAGTTTGTTGATGAAATAGAAAAAGTTATTGGTTATAAACTTGAAGTTGGGGAAAAAGAACCAAAGATTGCATCTTTTGAAAATAGAAATCACTTTGGAATAAATAAAGAAAAAACAAAAGGTTACTCTTATGTTGGATTTGCAACAAATTCTGGAAGAGTTGCTGGAAGTGATTTTGCTAAATTTTATGAAATCTGTAAAAAATATAATGCAGGTGGAATAGCTTTAACTGCAACTCAAAATTTTGTAGTTTATGATGTAAAAGATGAGGTTGTTCAAGATTTAGCAAATGAATTTGTAGCTTTGGGTTATCCTTATGAACCAACACCATTTAGAGCAAGATTACAATCATGTACAGGAAAAGAGTTCTGTAAATTTGGAATTACTGAAACAAAAGAGTACGCAAAAAAAGTTGTAGTTGAACTTGAAAATAAATTCCCAGATTTTAAAGAAGATGTAACTATTTCATTTTCTGGATGTGGAAATGGTTGTTCTCATCCTCAAATTGCTGATATTGGATTTGTTGGTTGTATGATGAGATATGAAGGTGAAAGAGTTGAAGGATATGAAGTTTTATTAGGTGGAAATTTAGAAGGTACATTAAATAGTAGAATTTCAAGAAAAATTGGTATTAAAGTTCCTTCAACTAAAGTTATAGACTATATAGGAACTCTTATAAGTGATTATAAAACTGACAATTTAGGACAAAAAAGATTTAAAGATTATTTAGCAGCACTAGAGCCCGTTGGTACAGTTAGCGATGATGAATAA
- a CDS encoding PepSY-associated TM helix domain-containing protein encodes MKESKLKLFKQRLFSLHIAAGITFSIIMYLAIFFGVFAIFLPYIQNWEKPSRYIEKSDITKIDYNYMVEEVLKNPDFPRDNILINLPGRLGDTAVSVQNRFVKPIVFNPNTNEKIEDESKEITYLAAFLNELHYGQPLKLIGRLAFGFTAVGTLALVVTGLILIYLFKFKYQAKNRQALFSTIHVKIFTWAFVPFLLITISGAVMNVGLISAPPMAKMLTHGEAKAIDELVGSTLFPQNKPIKKENIEVSMLPLNELLIKAQEINPQLTFKQIKLINWNDKTARVEFIGYNPYKPFFNGGIFNIPYVALDAHTGELLENKKVLDNIIPVFIGEGLFFLHFLFGIDIFSRTIVAIIMALCGVAIGFGVMLWLEKKAKKFEGKITFYHWMGKLSLATMVGVIPATAILFILQWTLPFTLEDRVLWQQGLFYNVWLFTLFWSFYRINSYQASKEFLFIGGVLFIVAVFMHLTSFNFQTLLNSYFGVDITLVLFGLLLIYISKKSPKNREDFTLTKIFNKGKTDEKTI; translated from the coding sequence ATGAAAGAATCAAAATTAAAACTATTTAAACAAAGACTTTTTTCTCTGCATATAGCAGCTGGTATTACTTTTTCTATTATTATGTATTTAGCAATATTTTTTGGAGTATTTGCTATATTTTTACCATATATTCAAAACTGGGAAAAACCATCTCGTTATATAGAAAAAAGTGATATCACAAAAATCGACTATAACTATATGGTAGAAGAAGTTTTAAAAAATCCAGATTTCCCAAGAGATAATATTCTTATAAATCTTCCAGGAAGACTTGGAGATACAGCAGTTAGTGTACAAAATCGATTTGTAAAACCAATAGTATTTAATCCTAATACAAATGAAAAAATAGAAGATGAATCTAAAGAAATTACATATTTAGCAGCTTTTTTAAATGAACTTCATTATGGACAACCTTTAAAACTTATTGGAAGATTGGCTTTTGGATTTACAGCTGTTGGAACTTTGGCTTTAGTAGTAACTGGACTTATTTTAATATATTTATTTAAATTTAAATATCAAGCAAAAAATAGACAAGCCCTATTCTCTACAATTCATGTAAAAATTTTTACTTGGGCTTTTGTGCCATTTTTACTTATTACAATTAGTGGTGCAGTTATGAATGTAGGACTTATTTCTGCTCCACCAATGGCAAAAATGTTAACTCATGGTGAAGCAAAAGCAATAGATGAACTTGTAGGAAGTACACTTTTCCCACAAAATAAACCTATAAAAAAAGAGAATATTGAAGTTTCAATGTTACCTTTGAATGAACTTTTGATAAAAGCACAAGAGATAAATCCACAACTAACATTTAAACAAATAAAACTTATAAACTGGAATGATAAAACAGCACGAGTTGAGTTTATAGGATATAACCCTTATAAACCATTTTTTAACGGTGGAATATTCAATATTCCTTATGTAGCCTTAGATGCACACACAGGAGAATTACTTGAAAATAAAAAAGTTCTTGATAATATAATTCCTGTATTTATAGGAGAAGGACTATTTTTCTTACATTTTTTATTTGGTATTGATATCTTTTCAAGAACTATAGTAGCAATTATAATGGCACTTTGTGGAGTTGCTATTGGATTTGGGGTAATGTTATGGCTTGAAAAAAAAGCAAAAAAATTTGAAGGGAAAATCACTTTTTATCATTGGATGGGGAAATTATCTTTAGCAACAATGGTCGGAGTTATTCCTGCAACTGCAATTTTATTTATATTACAATGGACTTTACCATTTACTTTAGAAGATAGAGTTTTATGGCAACAAGGACTTTTTTATAATGTTTGGCTTTTCACTCTATTTTGGTCATTTTATAGAATAAATTCGTATCAAGCAAGTAAAGAGTTTTTATTTATTGGTGGAGTTTTATTTATTGTAGCTGTTTTCATGCACTTAACAAGTTTCAATTTTCAAACACTTTTAAATAGCTATTTTGGAGTTGATATAACTTTAGTTTTATTTGGATTATTATTGATTTATATTTCAAAAAAATCACCAAAAAATAGAGAAGATTTTACATTAACTAAAATATTTAACAAAGGAAAAACAGATGAAAAAACTATTTAA
- a CDS encoding TonB-dependent siderophore receptor → MKNDFIKKNLSIKLCAILLTSSTLFAQEQQTTTSKTNSVGNTTLLEEISVNENQSSASTSYTVKETTSATKLDLSLKETPQSITVITQKQIEDQNLQDINDVLMQTPGVSITQMGQKTSGFNTYYARGMQITNVQRDGVPTSIKSFGTPESMGLESSALYEKVEITRGSTGLTNGSGNPSASINYVRKKPTKEFEGNAKVSYGSWDNYKGTMDISGGLNEDKSIRGKLVASYGEGDNQQDRYHQDNSLLYSALDFDLSDNTLLTTSLSHQKVNADNVAVHHFNPLDTNGNSQNIFGRHDNPAANWTYTETEKTNLSLGLEHYFNNDWKAVANYSFSKSKTDRLVGLSRTVLNTNTGNIQGMALRAENTPEVHSIDLYTSGNIKALDREHKLSFGVNGYSLKSDDPNFVVKFPSTGNANITVPYKGWNGNVEKPNITENGRNKVDEKEIGAFAALNIELSDPLHLIIGSRITKFERINNKGKTSQQEQKYDGEVIPYLGLVYDIDENFSTYASYTSIFNPTSTNKDSSGNYLDPEEGSTVEFGLKSEFYDGNLNTSIAYFITKQDNLAVKTNPLELTPDGEDAFTTTDGAKIKGWDLTVGGEILENWNMSGGYTYTDAKDKDGIRLNSGFVPKQTFKLFTSYKYNKFTLGGGVNWQSEINALNRNANKNIQQKGYAVVNAMAKYEVKKDFDVILNVNNLFDEEYRYYPGEGGYGDERNYTLSLNYKF, encoded by the coding sequence ATGAAAAATGATTTTATTAAAAAAAATCTATCAATTAAACTTTGTGCTATTTTATTGACAAGTTCAACTCTATTTGCACAAGAGCAACAAACTACAACAAGTAAAACAAACTCTGTTGGAAATACAACTTTACTGGAGGAAATTTCAGTAAATGAAAATCAATCTTCAGCGTCAACTTCATATACAGTGAAAGAGACAACATCAGCTACAAAACTAGATTTATCTTTAAAAGAGACTCCTCAATCTATAACAGTAATCACTCAAAAACAAATTGAAGATCAAAATCTTCAAGATATTAATGATGTGCTTATGCAAACTCCAGGAGTGAGTATAACTCAAATGGGACAAAAAACATCTGGTTTTAATACTTACTATGCTAGAGGAATGCAAATTACAAATGTTCAAAGAGATGGTGTTCCTACATCAATAAAATCTTTTGGGACGCCAGAATCAATGGGATTAGAAAGTTCAGCTTTATATGAAAAAGTTGAAATTACAAGAGGTTCTACAGGACTTACAAATGGTAGTGGAAATCCAAGTGCAAGTATAAATTATGTAAGAAAAAAACCAACAAAAGAATTTGAAGGTAATGCAAAAGTTTCTTATGGAAGTTGGGATAACTATAAAGGAACTATGGATATCTCTGGTGGATTAAATGAAGATAAAAGTATAAGAGGAAAACTTGTAGCTTCTTATGGAGAAGGTGATAATCAACAAGATAGATATCACCAAGATAATAGTTTATTATACAGTGCTTTAGATTTTGATTTATCTGATAATACACTTCTAACAACTTCTTTATCTCACCAAAAAGTTAATGCTGATAATGTTGCTGTACATCACTTTAATCCTCTTGACACAAATGGAAATTCTCAAAATATTTTTGGAAGACATGATAATCCAGCAGCAAATTGGACATATACAGAAACAGAAAAAACTAATTTATCTTTAGGATTAGAACACTATTTTAATAATGATTGGAAAGCAGTTGCAAACTACTCTTTTTCAAAATCAAAAACAGATAGACTAGTAGGACTTTCGAGAACTGTATTAAATACTAACACTGGGAATATACAAGGAATGGCACTAAGAGCTGAGAATACTCCTGAAGTACATTCTATTGATTTATATACAAGTGGAAATATAAAAGCATTAGATAGAGAACACAAATTATCTTTTGGAGTAAATGGTTATAGTTTAAAATCTGATGATCCAAATTTTGTTGTAAAATTCCCATCAACAGGAAATGCAAATATAACAGTACCATATAAAGGATGGAATGGAAATGTAGAAAAACCAAATATTACAGAAAATGGAAGAAATAAAGTAGATGAAAAAGAAATAGGTGCCTTTGCAGCCTTGAATATAGAATTATCTGACCCTTTACATCTTATTATTGGAAGTAGAATAACTAAATTCGAGAGAATAAATAATAAAGGAAAAACAAGTCAACAAGAACAAAAATATGATGGAGAAGTAATACCTTATCTTGGTTTAGTTTATGATATAGATGAAAACTTCTCTACATATGCAAGTTACACATCTATATTTAATCCAACTTCTACAAATAAAGATTCAAGTGGAAATTATCTTGATCCAGAAGAAGGAAGTACAGTAGAATTCGGTTTAAAATCAGAGTTTTATGATGGAAACTTAAATACTAGTATTGCTTACTTTATAACAAAACAAGATAATTTAGCTGTTAAAACAAATCCTTTAGAATTAACTCCAGATGGTGAAGATGCCTTTACAACAACAGATGGTGCAAAAATTAAAGGTTGGGATTTAACTGTTGGTGGTGAAATTTTAGAAAACTGGAATATGTCTGGTGGATATACATATACAGATGCAAAAGATAAGGATGGAATAAGATTAAATTCTGGCTTTGTTCCAAAACAAACATTTAAACTATTTACAAGTTATAAATATAATAAATTCACTCTTGGTGGAGGAGTTAATTGGCAAAGTGAAATTAATGCATTAAATAGGAATGCAAATAAAAATATACAACAAAAGGGTTATGCTGTAGTAAATGCTATGGCAAAATATGAAGTTAAAAAAGATTTTGATGTAATTTTAAATGTAAATAACTTATTTGATGAAGAATATCGATACTATCCTGGTGAAGGTGGTTATGGTGACGAAAGAAATTACACTTTATCTTTAAACTACAAGTTTTAA
- a CDS encoding helix-turn-helix domain-containing protein, with product MSSNLKVDFHNWVELQKEILNPFERLIHIRTINKSLGKGTYFWYDMGNGIGVLIRNFIPNQNITLIEESGGVAGATFIFNLGEELNYSFEDKNFTLKNKDFFLELISDKFYAQNHLKKGKKYITLMIAIKEELFLKLGSPIKNIKDYMTKAYEKNRYHIYNGNVDLEQFEILNTLNSSCFDEDILKNLYLESKGMNLLHYTIEKIAKNLNALSTNYDKNRVSNLERAKEIIMSEYSSNLSIKDIAYKSAINECYLKKDFKKYYGMTILEMLQKRRLEVAKELLKDDFSINEVATKVGYKHTGHFSKLFFEYFNIIPSSYKKQFTNC from the coding sequence ATGAGTAGTAATTTAAAAGTTGATTTTCACAATTGGGTAGAGTTGCAAAAAGAGATATTAAATCCATTTGAAAGATTGATTCATATAAGAACTATAAATAAAAGTTTAGGCAAAGGAACTTATTTTTGGTACGATATGGGAAATGGAATAGGTGTTTTAATTAGAAATTTTATACCAAATCAAAATATCACTCTAATAGAAGAAAGTGGTGGAGTTGCTGGAGCTACTTTTATTTTTAATCTTGGAGAAGAACTAAATTACTCATTTGAAGATAAAAACTTCACCCTTAAAAATAAAGACTTTTTCTTAGAACTTATTTCTGATAAATTTTATGCCCAAAATCATCTAAAAAAAGGCAAAAAATACATAACTTTGATGATAGCAATAAAAGAAGAACTTTTTTTAAAACTTGGTTCTCCTATAAAAAATATAAAAGATTATATGACTAAAGCTTATGAAAAAAATCGATATCACATTTATAATGGAAATGTAGATTTAGAACAATTTGAAATTTTAAATACACTTAATAGCAGTTGTTTTGATGAAGATATATTAAAAAATTTATATTTAGAATCAAAAGGGATGAATTTACTTCACTACACAATTGAAAAAATAGCAAAAAACCTAAATGCTTTATCAACAAACTATGATAAAAATAGAGTTTCAAATTTGGAAAGAGCAAAAGAGATAATAATGAGTGAATATAGTTCAAATCTCTCTATAAAAGATATAGCTTATAAATCTGCCATAAATGAGTGTTATTTAAAAAAAGATTTTAAAAAATATTATGGAATGACTATATTAGAGATGCTTCAAAAAAGACGGCTAGAAGTTGCAAAAGAGTTACTAAAAGATGATTTTAGTATAAATGAAGTTGCTACGAAAGTTGGATATAAACACACTGGTCATTTTAGTAAACTTTTTTTTGAGTATTTTAATATTATTCCAAGTTCATACAAAAAACAGTTTACTAACTGTTAA
- a CDS encoding ABC transporter ATP-binding protein produces the protein MNEIVQIKNLRKVFCKGNICVANKINLSIKEGEIFTILGRSGSGKTTLLRMISGLETPDNGEIIIDNKVVFSEDTNVEPKNRKIAIVFQNYALLPHLTIASNITFGSDASKEDLEEILKKTKLKGQENKFPHELSGGQQQRVALARALINKAKILLLDEPLSNIDTELRTHLRAELKEMIKAFNITAIFITHDKEDAFYLSDRIAIIYGGDILQVGTSKEIYNNPIDLYCANFLGKITKIDENSYIRPESIKISPDGKIKGLIKDIIFYGSFYEITVLADEKHFILHSFNDTLEIGQKVNLSFENKILKF, from the coding sequence ATGAATGAAATAGTTCAAATAAAAAATTTAAGAAAAGTATTCTGTAAAGGAAATATTTGTGTCGCAAATAAAATAAACCTATCTATAAAAGAAGGTGAAATTTTTACAATTTTAGGAAGAAGTGGTAGTGGTAAAACTACACTTTTACGAATGATATCTGGACTTGAAACTCCTGATAATGGAGAGATAATCATTGATAATAAAGTAGTTTTTTCAGAAGATACAAATGTTGAACCCAAAAATAGAAAAATCGCTATTGTTTTTCAAAACTATGCTCTTTTACCTCACTTAACAATTGCTTCAAATATAACTTTTGGAAGTGATGCTTCAAAAGAAGATTTAGAAGAAATTTTAAAAAAAACGAAACTAAAAGGGCAAGAAAATAAATTTCCCCATGAATTAAGTGGTGGTCAACAACAACGAGTTGCCCTAGCAAGAGCTTTAATCAATAAAGCAAAGATTTTACTTTTAGATGAGCCTTTAAGTAATATTGACACAGAATTAAGAACTCACTTAAGAGCTGAATTAAAAGAGATGATAAAAGCTTTTAATATTACAGCTATATTTATAACTCATGATAAAGAAGATGCTTTTTATCTATCAGATAGAATTGCTATAATTTATGGAGGAGATATACTACAAGTTGGTACTTCAAAAGAGATTTATAATAATCCTATAGATTTATACTGTGCAAATTTCTTAGGTAAAATTACAAAAATTGATGAAAATTCTTATATAAGACCTGAAAGTATAAAAATTTCGCCAGATGGAAAAATAAAAGGTCTAATAAAAGATATCATTTTTTATGGAAGTTTTTATGAAATAACTGTTTTAGCAGATGAAAAACATTTTATATTGCATAGCTTTAATGATACTTTAGAGATTGGACAAAAAGTAAACTTAAGTTTTGAAAATAAAATTTTGAAATTTTAG
- a CDS encoding ABC transporter permease: protein MEISKYKNYVAPFFGLFIASPILALLIYFVLTNEFDFDFLFGKLMSQYLTNTTILVIGTFFLVLIIGTTTSYLSAKFEYFGSKFFSICFILPLAYPTYILGYAYVGFFEYRGILSEIVGSTSARLDILNMYGAIFIFGIGMFPYVYILARVSFASISSTVTELISLYKINPIKAFFTVYLPLAYPAIFAGSLLAILETLSDYGTVLYFGIDTFSIGIFKSWFGYGDFIQSINVAIVLLIFVFAILWTESLIRKKYRFASSTFSEKKSNKIKLKGKYNFIAFFISFIIATTTLFIPTAVLIYWFILDIHTLDFTTFNYLSNTLTLNLISSICIILLSFFVVYMLRFYPSKIGVFTHKLSILGYSIPGAIVGIGLLVISNFVDKALNHVVLGGTFILLVFAYTTRYFASSIGSVENGFSKIDSSIDDTSKIFGKSEFSNILKVYLPLMKPYLLSGFLILYIDIAKELPATLILRPFNFDTLAIRISELASNEMLYKTGFPSLVLVLTTAIAVLLLNSKFVRRKK, encoded by the coding sequence TTGGAAATAAGTAAATATAAAAACTATGTAGCTCCATTTTTTGGGCTATTCATAGCCTCACCTATACTAGCACTTCTAATATATTTTGTACTAACAAATGAATTTGACTTTGATTTTCTATTTGGAAAATTAATGAGTCAATATTTAACTAATACAACAATTTTAGTTATAGGAACTTTCTTTTTAGTTTTAATCATCGGAACAACAACTTCTTATTTAAGTGCTAAGTTTGAATACTTTGGTAGTAAATTTTTCTCTATTTGTTTTATTTTACCTCTTGCTTATCCAACATATATTTTAGGATATGCTTATGTAGGTTTTTTTGAATATAGAGGAATTTTATCTGAAATTGTTGGAAGTACAAGTGCAAGACTTGATATTTTAAATATGTATGGAGCAATATTCATTTTTGGAATTGGAATGTTTCCTTATGTTTATATTTTAGCAAGAGTATCATTTGCTTCAATATCTTCAACAGTTACAGAATTAATCTCTTTATACAAAATAAATCCAATAAAAGCTTTTTTTACTGTATATCTTCCACTTGCTTACCCAGCTATTTTTGCAGGAAGTCTTCTAGCAATTCTTGAAACTTTAAGTGACTATGGAACAGTTTTATATTTTGGTATAGACACTTTTAGTATAGGAATATTTAAAAGTTGGTTCGGATATGGAGATTTTATTCAATCTATAAATGTAGCAATAGTATTATTGATTTTTGTATTTGCTATTTTATGGACTGAAAGTTTGATTAGAAAAAAATATAGATTTGCTAGTTCAACTTTTAGTGAAAAAAAATCTAATAAAATAAAGTTAAAAGGAAAATACAATTTTATTGCATTTTTTATATCTTTTATAATCGCAACTACAACTTTATTTATTCCAACAGCTGTTTTGATATATTGGTTTATTTTAGATATTCATACTCTTGATTTTACAACTTTTAATTACTTATCAAATACATTAACTTTAAACTTAATATCATCTATTTGTATAATTTTATTATCTTTTTTTGTAGTATATATGCTTAGATTTTATCCTTCAAAAATTGGAGTTTTTACTCATAAATTATCAATTTTAGGATATTCAATTCCTGGTGCTATTGTTGGTATTGGATTATTAGTAATAAGTAATTTTGTTGATAAAGCACTAAACCATGTTGTTTTAGGTGGAACTTTTATACTTTTAGTATTTGCTTATACAACAAGATATTTCGCTTCAAGTATTGGTTCTGTTGAAAATGGTTTTAGTAAAATTGATAGTAGTATCGATGATACAAGCAAAATTTTTGGGAAAAGTGAATTTAGCAATATTTTAAAAGTATATTTGCCTTTGATGAAACCTTATTTATTAAGTGGTTTTTTGATTCTTTATATAGATATTGCAAAAGAATTACCAGCTACATTGATATTAAGACCTTTTAATTTTGATACTTTAGCTATTAGAATTAGTGAACTTGCAAGTAATGAAATGCTTTATAAAACAGGTTTTCCATCTCTTGTTCTTGTACTTACAACAGCTATTGCTGTTTTATTATTAAACTCTAAATTTGTGAGAAGAAAAAAATGA
- a CDS encoding Fe(3+) ABC transporter substrate-binding protein: MIKKLTLSTILLASSLFAANEVNVYSQRHYDSDKIIYKKFEQETGIKVNVITAQAEELVAKLAIEGANTPADVLITADIGNLYQAKKRHLLQPIESKILTENVPEKLRDPDNNWFALTQRARVFVYNPKKVNPDDLSDYLSLADPKFKNKIVTRSSTSGYNKSLLASIIANYGEEKALAFAKGLVENMPHNPKGADKDQIIAVGAGDADIAIVNTYYLGVMLISKDKKDQEIAKSLKIFFPAQKTTGTHMNITGAGVTNFATNKQNAIKFIEYLSSVEAQEVFAEANQEFPVNPNAKASEIVQSWGTFKQDPISLNEVGKYTKRAVEIATEADWK, translated from the coding sequence ATGATAAAAAAATTAACACTAAGCACTATTTTACTTGCATCTTCACTATTTGCTGCGAATGAAGTAAATGTATATTCTCAAAGACATTATGATTCAGATAAAATAATATATAAAAAATTTGAACAAGAAACAGGAATAAAAGTAAATGTAATAACAGCTCAAGCAGAAGAACTTGTAGCAAAACTGGCTATTGAAGGGGCAAATACTCCTGCTGATGTGCTTATAACTGCAGATATTGGAAATTTATATCAAGCAAAAAAAAGACATCTTCTTCAACCAATTGAATCAAAAATATTAACAGAAAATGTACCTGAAAAATTAAGAGATCCAGATAATAATTGGTTTGCACTTACTCAAAGAGCAAGAGTTTTTGTTTATAATCCTAAAAAAGTAAATCCAGATGATTTAAGTGATTATTTAAGTCTTGCTGACCCAAAATTTAAAAATAAAATTGTTACACGTTCATCAACAAGCGGTTATAATAAATCTTTATTAGCTTCAATAATTGCAAACTATGGAGAAGAAAAAGCTTTAGCTTTTGCAAAAGGATTAGTTGAAAACATGCCACATAATCCAAAAGGTGCAGATAAAGATCAAATTATAGCTGTTGGAGCTGGAGATGCTGATATTGCTATTGTAAACACTTATTATTTAGGTGTTATGTTAATAAGTAAAGATAAAAAAGATCAAGAAATTGCAAAAAGTTTAAAAATCTTTTTCCCTGCACAAAAAACAACTGGAACTCATATGAATATTACAGGTGCTGGTGTTACAAACTTTGCAACAAATAAACAAAATGCTATTAAATTTATAGAATATCTAAGTTCAGTTGAAGCACAAGAAGTTTTCGCTGAAGCAAACCAAGAGTTCCCTGTAAATCCAAATGCAAAAGCTTCTGAAATTGTTCAATCATGGGGAACATTTAAGCAAGATCCAATTTCACTAAATGAAGTTGGTAAATATACTAAAAGAGCAGTAGAAATAGCAACGGAAGCAGATTGGAAATAA